Below is a window of Sulfolobales archaeon DNA.
CATCGATATACCCTGTCTAAGGGCGTCTCGAGGCGATCTGAAGATCTTCATCTCGCCTCTAATGAAAATAGATCCTCTTGAGGGCCTTATAGCCCCGCTGAGTATCTTTAAAAGGGTTGTCTTCCCAGCCCCGTTCTCCCCTAGAAGCACGTGGATCTCTTTCCCATATATCTCTAGATCTACCCCTGAGAGGGCTGTATAGCCCCCATCATAGATCTTCCATATATCCCTAGCCACTATAAGGGGCTCCTCCTCAGACCCTACCCCCATATTTGTTTCAACCCCACCTCCTAGGATCCCAATCCTCTATTATGGGGACAGATATCCTGCCCTCGACTATATCTTGCTTAACCCTCTCAACCTCTGCAACCAATGCTTGGTTCTTCTGTGCAAAGCTCGGGTTCCACACTAGCTTTGCCCATCCCTCCTTGATTCCCCACTTCGCTATCCCCCCAACCCATGTGCCGTTGGACTTCATCTCGGCTAGGTATTTTATGAATGGCCTTAGATCCCATACAATGCTAGCCACAAGGGTGTTGGGTGCTAGTTTGCTATAATCTATTATTGTTCCGAAGAAATAGACCGTTCTACCAGATCTATATGCCTCCTCCGCAGCCTGGTCAGCGCCATAGCTATCACCATATATCACATCTGCTCCCGATGCTATGAGGGCCTTCGCAGCCTCCTTAGCCTTTACGGGGTCGAACCAGTTTTCTATAAATATAGCCCTTATCTTCACATTGGGATTTACTGATCTAGCGCCTGCTGCAAAGGCGTTTATAAGCCTAACAACATCTGGTACCGGGTATGCTGCTACAACCCCTACCAGGTTGCTCTTTGTAAGCTTCCCAGCAGCGACTCCTGCTAGATATGCCGCCTCCTGGATCCAGTAGTCATATACAAGAACATTTCTTGGATACTCAATATTCGTTGGCCCCGATCCCTGGGCGAAGCTAACATTGGGATACTCCCTCGCAACCTTGATGGTTGTTTGGTGATAGCCCCAGCTATGGGGTATTATGATGTCATATCCAGCCTGTATATACTGTCTTATAACCCTTTCAACATCTGCCTCGGATACCCTTTCAACATAGCTATATATGATCCCCAGGTTCTCCCTAGCCCATTCCATTGCTCCATGCATGGCCTGGTTCCACGGCTCGTCGATCGGTGTTACATATATTACAGCGATCTTGATGCTCCTAGCTGTTTGAGTGGTGATCGTAGACCCCTTCTGAGGGCTGGGGGATAGGCCTCCTCCTAGGATGTAGAGGGAGGAGATGGCTGCGATTATCACTAGCACTATAGCTATAGATCCTAAGATCGCGATCCTCACCCCAGCCACCTCAAGCTGTTCCAAATGTGAGGCCTAGCTCCCTAAGCCACATCCTATATGCTATCGAGATCTTATCGGATCTCAGGTGGAGCTCCGCCTGCAGATCTAGGGGTAATAGCTCGGGCCTCTGGGACTCGACGACAGGGATATCCTGGGAGACGATCTTATCCTGAAAGCTCCTTATCTGATCCTCTGGAACTTCGTGGGCATAGTTCATAGCGATTATCATCCACCCAATACTCTCAGTCTGCTCCACAGGTGTTACTGTGTAGAATATAGAGAAGATCTTCCCATCTGATTCCTTTGTGAAATATGCTGTGAGGGGCCTTAGAACCTTATATGTATATACCTCCCACCTACCAACCCCCGTGCCGTCTGGGTTTGGCTGCCACACCCTGATATTCCTAGCCACGATCCCCTCCTCCGTCCTCACAACCTCGTAATCCGGTATCTCGGGCCTGCTGGGATCTCCTAGGAGGCCTGCATGTACGAATGGGAAGTGGGCTACATCTAGGAAGTTCTCTATCGCTCTAGGCCCGCTACTTCTAATCCTATACGGCCCGCAATAGATCTTTCTAAATGAGCTGTCATACCACTCAGCGAAGTACGGGACATCAGCCTTTGGATCTCCGAGGGAGACCCATATATAGCCGTATCTCTCAACAGCCCTATATGTCTTCACCCTAGCCTTTATAGGAGGCCTCTGATCAGGGTGAGCCGGGATCCTAACACATATCCCATTAACATCATACTCCCACCCATGGTATGGGCATACAAGCCTATCACCGCTAACCCATCCTAGAGAGAGCCTTGCACCCCTATGGATACATAGATCCTGCCATGCCATTACAGAGCCACTGCTGGATCTCCAGAGCACTATATCCTCCCCCAAGAGCCTTGCCCTCAAAACTCTCCCAACAGTGAGATCTGATGATCTGGCTACCACATGCCAGTCATTAACCAACACGGGATCCTGGATCAAACTCCCACCACTTCAGATTCATGTTAAAAAGCTTATAAGCATCAGCCATATACAGCGCTCTTATTTAACATAAAAATGTTAAAAGGTTGTTGATTTGTGCATTAATGGATCTATGAGAAGCTGTAGATTAGATCAGCTGGGCAATATGGGGGATATAGTCTTTCATAGATTCTTTAGGAGGGGATGCGATTGAATGGAAATGCCAATGATTCTAGAGTATCTGTTGGGAGAGTTGTTACTAGAGGATCTCTAGATAGCTGTGGAGAGCTTGTGAACGGGGGCTATGAGGTTGTGTTTGATGGCTATAGCTATGAGGATACGCTGGAGCCTCTGATCGATTATATAGGTGGTTTAGCTGATGGCTTAGGCGGTGTGGATAAGATCTATCTGGAAGGGGATGTTATATCGCCCGAGCTTTCTAGGGGTAATAGGTATGTCTCTCTACTATTTTGCGTGAGATCTGCCTATGGCGATTCAACATATATATCTCCCCTCGGTATGGGGGGTCTCGTATTTAGTGTTGATGATAATACTATAAAGAGCGTCTCAGCCATTCTAACGAGATCCTCTATATATCCCTTCCTAGTTGTTAGGCTATTTAAAATTCTATTCGATGGTGCGGGAACCCCCGATCTGCTTAGACGTGTATATAGATCTGCTGGGGATCTTCTCGATGCAACCCTGTCAAGGCTTAAGGTTCCTAAGAGATGCTCGATAGATCCTTCCGAGTATTCAGGCGGTTTTGCTAGATATATAGTTGTATATAGATGCCAGAGATCATATGTATCCTCCGTTATAGAGCCTAGCGTTCTTGCAAGGGTTTTTAGAGAACCTATAGAGGGGTTGATCCTGGATCACCATGTGGCATCGCTATACACGAGTAATAGGGATGCTGCATACTACTATGCAGCGATATTGAACCTCATGGTATATTTAACCATCAAGCATAGGATTGGGAGGCTTGCAAGAGACCAGTTTGGAAGACCCCTGCTAGCGATAAAGAAATCAGGGTTGGAATGGAGAGGTCTAGAGTGGCAGAGGGAGGTAGCAAGGATCTCTGAGGAGATACATAGAAGAAGGGGGGAGCTACTAGAGATCCTAGGGCTAAGAAGCGATCTAGAGATCTTCGAGTTGGTAGACAGATGCGAGGATAACGAGATTATAGAAACACTGAGAAGGGGTAGGGTTTCAAATATATTTAAGCATATAAGCTACTCCATGGAGAAGATCTCAGAGATCGTGGTTAGAAACACGAGCATCGAGAATATCATAGAGGCCATCAAGAGATATACAATTGAAAAGCCATATAGAATATATAA
It encodes the following:
- a CDS encoding ATP-binding cassette domain-containing protein, with the protein product MGVGSEEEPLIVARDIWKIYDGGYTALSGVDLEIYGKEIHVLLGENGAGKTTLLKILSGAIRPSRGSIFIRGEMKIFRSPRDALRQGISMAYQGSSLVEGLTAEENIWIVARAAGIDGDELGGEVMRTA
- a CDS encoding aromatic ring-hydroxylating dioxygenase subunit alpha, whose protein sequence is MIQDPVLVNDWHVVARSSDLTVGRVLRARLLGEDIVLWRSSSGSVMAWQDLCIHRGARLSLGWVSGDRLVCPYHGWEYDVNGICVRIPAHPDQRPPIKARVKTYRAVERYGYIWVSLGDPKADVPYFAEWYDSSFRKIYCGPYRIRSSGPRAIENFLDVAHFPFVHAGLLGDPSRPEIPDYEVVRTEEGIVARNIRVWQPNPDGTGVGRWEVYTYKVLRPLTAYFTKESDGKIFSIFYTVTPVEQTESIGWMIIAMNYAHEVPEDQIRSFQDKIVSQDIPVVESQRPELLPLDLQAELHLRSDKISIAYRMWLRELGLTFGTA
- a CDS encoding BMP family protein; its protein translation is MEQLEVAGVRIAILGSIAIVLVIIAAISSLYILGGGLSPSPQKGSTITTQTARSIKIAVIYVTPIDEPWNQAMHGAMEWARENLGIIYSYVERVSEADVERVIRQYIQAGYDIIIPHSWGYHQTTIKVAREYPNVSFAQGSGPTNIEYPRNVLVYDYWIQEAAYLAGVAAGKLTKSNLVGVVAAYPVPDVVRLINAFAAGARSVNPNVKIRAIFIENWFDPVKAKEAAKALIASGADVIYGDSYGADQAAEEAYRSGRTVYFFGTIIDYSKLAPNTLVASIVWDLRPFIKYLAEMKSNGTWVGGIAKWGIKEGWAKLVWNPSFAQKNQALVAEVERVKQDIVEGRISVPIIEDWDPRRWG